One segment of Toxoplasma gondii ME49 chromosome VI, whole genome shotgun sequence DNA contains the following:
- the ROP29 gene encoding rhoptry kinase family protein ROP29 (encoded by transcript TGME49_242230~Gene product name based on ToxoDB Community Expert Annotation.~Predicted trans-membrane domain (TMHMM2.0):272-295) — MSILGKHTATVGDRYKVRLTPEYGPGGGYGHCRDYLLQSESCWRGDLTSGVRGVLTKKGTRARTTKRHDLVAVTSGEHYWNQGLVYHEEQTAPPVAASNSFMQSTTSLATPADLNAPVDTQGQLDINSVLKNRPPAEAQLSPREIAAKTHFEAMFAKGLQLTVESIFTGETFTLTKPARFLGWGSTAIVFGLHRVKVGGASAPQQLAAKINVRSLQELQHLSSSQKKTALEDIQERFLREESSARNALQHVTPETALEHGVLFPVDVCRISKLFSGFCAGISYVILPVLALFPVFTCDLQQVVKSGLSRAAKLYITRLLLQAVAWLHANGVAHNDLKLENVLLSAEGKAVIADFGFAVKLGTASAIQFTAPYLDPQTAEAVPQEKTKTTASEERDAWALATLLFLLWCGSFPYVSDEQADLPTSDLLKLLVTLGKTEKPAPNFHLCKDLPPAVGHLVTAFLQWNSDNRSRPGDVLDDFLAATVSEGASA, encoded by the coding sequence ATGAGCATCTTGGGAAAGCATACGGCGACCGTCGGAGACCGATACAAGGTACGACTCACACCAGAATATGGCCCAGGGGGCGGTTATGGGCATTGTCGCGATTACCTGCTGCAGAGCGAGAGTTGTTGGAGGGGGGACCTTACGTCGGGGGTCAGAGGAGTTCTgacaaagaaaggaacgagagcgagaacgacAAAACGCCACGATCTCGTCGCTGTGACGTCGGGAGAACATTACTGGAACCAAGGGCTTGTCTACCACGAGGAACAGACAGCGCCTCCTGTTGCAGCTTCTAACAGTTTCATGCAGAGCACCACTTCTCTTGCTACGCCTGCTGACCTGAACGCTCCGGTTGACACCCAGGGACAGCTCGATATCAACAGCGTCCTGAAGAATCGACCTCCCGCAGAGGCACAGCTCTCGCCTCGCGAGATTGCAGCCAAAACCCATTTCGAAGCAATGTTTGCCAAAGGCCTGCAACTGACGGTTGAATCCATATTCACCGGAGAAACCTTTACCCTGACAAAACCGGCCCGTTTCTTAGGATGGGGATCAACGGCGATTGTTTTTGGTTTGCACCGCGTGAAAGTGGGCGGAGCAAGTGCTCCACAACAATTGGCAGCTAAGATAAACGTCAGGAGTTTGCAAGAACTGCAAcatctttcctcgtctcagaaaaaaacggcTCTTGAGGATATACAAGAACGTTTTCTCCGGGAAGAGAGCTCAGCGAGGAATGCGCTGCAACATGTGACCCCAGAAACGGCTCTGGAGCACGGTGTCCTCTTCCCAGTTGATGTTTGCCGTATTTCTAAATTGTTCTCCGGATTTTGTGCAGGCATTTCCTACGTAATACTTCCTGTTCTAGCATTGTTTCCTGTTTTTACTTGCGACCTCCAGCAGGTCGTTAAGAGTGGCCTATCACGTGCGGCGAAGTTGTATATCAcccggctgctgctgcaggcTGTTGCGTGGCTACATGCCAATGGCGTGGCTCACAACGACTTGAAGCTAGAGAATGTCCTTCTCAgtgcagaaggaaaggctGTCATTGCGGATTTTGGTTTCGCAGTGAAGCTTGGAACCGCATCAGCCATTCAGTTCACTGCTCCCTATTTGGATCCGCAAACCGCAGAGGCAGTGCctcaagagaaaacgaaaacgaccGCGAGTGAGGAAAGAGATGCATGGGCGTTAGCAACTCTCCTGTTTTTGCTTTGGTGTGGATCGTTTCCATACGTATCGGATGAGCAGGCCGACCTCCCCACCAGCGACTTGCTGAAATTGCTGGTGACACtgggaaagacagaaaagccaGCGCCGAACTTCCATCTGTGTAAAGACCTCCCACCTGCGGTGGGACATCTCGTAACCGCATTTCTACAGTGGAACAGCGACAATCGGTCTCGCCCCGGGGATGTTCTTGACGATTTCCTTGCTGCTACAGTGTCCGAAGGAGCGAGCGCCTAA
- the ROP19A gene encoding rhoptry kinase family protein ROP19A (encoded by transcript TGME49_242240~Gene product name based on ToxoDB Community Expert Annotation.~Signal peptide predicted by SignalP 2.0 HMM (probability 0.957) with cleavage site probability 0.783 at residue 21): MRRLLLSPVGFVIVLATLLECHPPDRCVAHHGSSTDESNVWSPRGAQFVPGASEAAVKNQVGIPDSALLWPSQDATETGLRPTEQVEARSSFPAAKQYLSEAAPARGDLPPRATGLLRRRGARVRTVKAHEIVVETPKTYGWDHRVVDSEEQTTVPVADSSGFIQIPSSRATPTTLNAPIDLQGRRDIRNIVRNRPPADSDLSPSEIAAKNGFERRFVQGLQLKVESLFSGGVFTLTGPAQFLGIGSTAIVYSLNKVQADTASAPERVAAKISVRNLNSLRDASASERQQVLDQAPERFVSSEGAVRNLLPGVTPETALEQGILLPLDICRVTNMPSNFRAGPDWNVFPRVALFPVLTCDLFLVVESGLSRAAKLHLTRQLVVSVAWLHRNGVAHNDLKLENVFLSEEGKAVIGDFGFAAEVGTSTRLQSTPTFLDPQTAEESLQRKTETVVTEERDAWALGTMIFLIWCGSYPFFSFEEAVLPLAALLQNVVFKSKTTRPAPPLQHCKGMPSPVKALITGFLQWNSDDRRRPRDVVEGFLAATASEPATSSATAAEGSVRPRASRSQ, translated from the coding sequence ATGAGAAGGCTGCTGCTTTCACCTGTTGGTTTCGTCATTGTCCTGGCTACACTGTTAGAATGTCACCCGCCCGATCGGTGTGTTGCTCATCATGGCAGCAGCACTGATGAATCGAACGTGTGGTCTCCTCGAGGGGCCCAATTTGTACCCGGGGCGTCAGAGGCCGCTGTAAAAAATCAGGTTGGTATTCCTGACAGTGCCCTTCTGTGGCCGTCGCAAGATGCTACGGAAACCGGGCTGCGGCCTACGGAGCAAGTAGAGGCACGATCGTCATTTCCTGCTGCAAAGCAATATTTATCAGAGGCGGCACCTGCGCGTGGCGACCTTCCACCGCGCGCCACAGGCCTTCTGAGACGTCGAGGAGCTAGAGTGCGAACGGTGAAAGCTCACGAGATCGTTGTGGAGACTCCAAAAACGTATGGCTGGGATCACAGGGTTGTCGACAGTGAGGAGCAGACCACGGTGCCCGTTGCAGATTCAAGTGGCTTCATTCAAATCCCCTCTTCGCGCGCCACGCCTACCACCCTGAACGCTCCGATTGACCTCCAGGGACGGCGCGATATCAGAAACATCGTCAGGAATCGACCTCCCGCCGACTCAGATTTATCGCCTAGCGAGATTGCAGCCAAAAACGGATTCGAGCGAAGATTTGTCCAGGGTTTACAACTGAAGGTTGAGTCATTATTTAGCGGAGGTGTTTTCACGTTGACAGGACCGGCGCAGTTCCTGGGAATTGGGTCAACGGCAATTGTGTATAGTTTGAATAAGGTGCAAGCGGACACAGCAAGTGCGCCAGAACGGGTGGCGGCCAAGATAAGCGTCAGGAATCTAAATTCTCTAAGAgacgcttctgcgtctgagAGACAACAGGTGCTAGATCAGGCTCCAGAACGCTTTGTCTCAAGCGAAGGCGCAGTGAGGAACCTTCTGCCAGGCGTGACACCAGAAACGGCTCTGGAACAAGGAATTCTGCTACCGCTAGATATTTGCCGCGTTACTAACATGCCGTCTAATTTTCGTGCTGGCCCGGACTGGAACgtgtttccccgtgttgcTTTATTCCCTGTCCTCACTTGCgatctttttcttgtcgTTGAGAGCGGTCTGTCACGTGCTGCGAAGTTGCATCTTACGCGGCAGCTGGTGGTGTCTGTTGCGTGGCTGCATCGTAATGGCGTCGCTCACAATGACTTGAAGCTTGAGAATGTCTTTCTCagtgaagaagggaaggcTGTTATTGGCGACTTTGGTTTCGCAGCGGAAGTTGGGACCTCAACAAGACTCCAATCAACCCCTACCTTTCTAGACCCGCAAACCGCGGAAGAATCTCTTCAACGGAAAACGGAAACGGTCGTGACTGAGGAAAGAGATGCATGGGCTCTGGGAACTATGATATTTTTGATTTGGTGCGGATCTTAcccgttcttttctttcgaagAGGCTGTCCTTCCTCTTGCAGCGTTGTTGCAAAATGTGGTGTTTAAGTCAAAGACCACTAGACCTGCACCTCCACTTCAGCATTGTAAGGGGATGCCATCTCCAGTGAAAGCCCTCATAACCGGCTTTCTCCAGTGGAACTCTGACGATCGACGCCGCCCTCGTGATGTCGTTGAAGGATTCCTCGCCGCTACAGCCTCGGAACCAGCGACCTCTTCGGCGACTGCGGCAGAAGGAAGCGTCAGGCCGCGCGCATCCAGATCTCAGTGA
- the ROP19B gene encoding rhoptry kinase family protein ROP19B (encoded by transcript TGME49_242250~Gene product name based on ToxoDB Community Expert Annotation. Gene model might be truncated.), with protein MKNSLLSPVGFFVVVAVLIGCCPPGRCLAHYGSSSINESQWTDRETQMLAAAVKPHAGYTDSGPRTSSREMNDTGSWATERSGALPRFRTTGEQLSEGASVREDLAPGIRGVLTKKGARARTTKRHELVSVTSEEHYWNQGIADHKGQTAPPVAASSSFMQSPSSLATPVVLNAPVDFHGQGDITAAVRSRPLVTAGLSRHQIEAKNDLNKVQADTASAPERVAAKISVRNLNSLRDASASERQQVLDQTPERFVSSEGAVRNLLPGVTPETALEHGILLPLDICRVTNLPSGFRAGPDYKMFPRVALFPVLTCDLFLVGRSRLSRAAKLHLTRQLVVSVAWLHRHGVAHNDLKLENVFPSEEGKAVIGDLGFGVQIGTSARLKYTAAYLDPHAAEECLNNQVETVANEGTGAWALGTLVFVIWCRSYPVVSREQACLSTRDLRDRLVTMAKTTKPTPSFHHCQELPSPVKDLIAGFLQWSREARRLPGDVVDEFLAATVSEAATSSASV; from the exons ATGAAGAAcagtctgctctctcccgttGGTTTCTTCGTTGTTGTCGCTGTACTTATAGGATGCTGCCCGCCAGGTCGGTGTTTGGCTCATTATGGCAGCAGCTCTATTAATGAATCACAATGGACTGACAGGGAAACACAGATGTTGGCTGCTGCTGTAAAGCCCCATGCCGGGTATACCGACAGTGGTCCTCGGACGTCCAGCCGGGAGATGAATGACACTGGATCGTGGGCCACGGAACGATCAGGGGCATTGCCGCGATTCCGCACTACAGGGGAGCAGTTGTCGGAAGGGGCGTCAGTGCGTGAGGACCTTGCGCCGGGGATCAGAGGAGTTCTGACAAAGAAAggagcgagagcgaggacgacAAAACGCCACGAGCTCGTCTCTGTGACGTCGGAAGAACATTACTGGAACCAAGGGATTGCCGACCACAAGGGACAGACCGCGCCTCCTGTTGCAGCTTCAAGCAGTTTCATGCAAAGCCCCTCTTCGCTTGCCACGCCTGTGGTCCTGAACGCTCCTGTTGACTTCCATGGACAGGGCGATATCACTGCTGCTGTGAGGAGTCGACCTCTTGTCACGGCAGGCTTGTCGCGGCATCAGATTGAAGCCAAAAATGA TTTGAATAAGGTGCAAGCGGACACAGCAAGTGCGCCAGAACGGGTGGCGGCCAAGATAAGCGTCAGGAATCTAAATTCTCTAAGAgacgcttctgcgtctgagAGACAACAGGTGCTAGATCAGACTCCAGAACGCTTTGTCTCAAGCGAAGGCGCAGTGAGGAACCTTCTGCCAGGCGTGACACCAGAAACGGCTCTGGAACACGGAATTCTGCTACCGCTGGATATTTGCCGCGTTACTAACTTGCCGTCCGGTTTTCGTGCTGGCCCGGACTACAAGATGTTTCCCCGTGTCGCTTTATTCCCTGTCCTCACTTGCgatctttttcttgtcgGTAGGAGCCGTCTATCACGTGCTGCGAAGTTGCATCTTACGCGACAGCTGGTGGTGTCTGTTGCGTGGCTGCATCGTCACGGCGTCGCTCACAATGACTTGAAGCTTGAGAATGTCTTTCCCagtgaagaagggaaggcTGTCATTGGCGATTTGGGTTTCGGAGTGCAAATTGGAACGTCGGCGAGACTGAAATACACAGCGGCCTATTTAGACCCTCATGCTGCGGAGGAATGCCTTAATAATCAAGTAGAAACAGTTGCAAATGAAGGGACAGGTGCGTGGGCACTGGGAACTCTCGTCTTTGTGATATGGTGTAGATCCTACCCAGTCGTTTCGCGTGAGCAAGCCTGCCTTTCCACTCGTGATTTGCGGGACCGCCTGGTGACAATGGCAAAGACAACTAAACCCACGCCATCATTTCACCACTGCCAGGAACTCCCCTCTCCGGTGAAAGACCTAATAGCCGGATTTCTACAGTGGAGCCGTGAAGCGCGACGTCTCCCAGGTGATGTTGTTGACGAATTCCTTGCTGCTACAGTCTCAGAAGCAGCGACCTCCTCAGCGAGTGTGTGA